The nucleotide window CTGTTGaccatgggggagggggagggggaaaatcaCTTTCTTCCTTAATACTTGAGGAATTTAAGCATttcctctgtaccaagcactgtgctaagtattgaggtagataTCAAATATATGTGAGGTCCAGgccctcatggtgctcacagtctaagagagggggagaacagatatttcaatccccattttacagatgagtaaactgaggcacagggatacTAAggacaggaggtaagtggcagagcatggaaggcccatgctctttccattaacactgctttaaagtcattgaTGACTCATTTACTACTAGAATTTCTTTTGAAATTTTGACCTTATATATTGCAGGCTGGAGTAGTGCCtatctactgtattttactctcccaagtgcttagtcagagttttgcacacagtaaatcctcaataaaaactactgatttatTGGTTGACTCACAGCAGTTTTAAGACAATTTGACATTGATAGAATGTCAGTCTGAAATACAATTTTAATTTATTCTCTAATACTGTCTTTTACCAAAAAAAGGGACTTCAATAGTCACAGAGTGAATATTCCAGTGAATTAAGCTATGCAAAGATAAGGTTGAGCAAGATGCAACTGACCATGTTCTAATTTTTTATTACCATGTTTGTTCAGGCTAAATCTTGCCCATTACTTAGGAGATGTTGATCATAGCAttgaaccacacacacacatatgtatgtatgtatatatatatatgtatatatatatataattttcttaaaagggtatttgttaagctcttactatgtgtgaaaaactgttctaagcactgcggtaaaaaataagtgaattaagttggatatagtccctgtcctgcatggagttcatggtctaagagtgagaacaggagaactgagacagagaagtgaagtgactcgcccaagatcacacagcaagcatttggcagagccaaatGTCTTTGGTAAAAGACAGTATTAGAGAATAAATTGGATTaaagcccaggcccttctgacttccaggacgatgctctttctactaggccacatttgcACTTGATTGAGTATAAACAGAACAAAAATTGACCCATTTGCTAACCATATACACATGAGCATTATTCTAGAATAAGgcatgaatatctcattaaaggCACAAAACAATCAACTCTGTGCTTGGAAGTAGGCAACTATATGCCTCACTGGGCCACAAAGAGTGCCCTTCTTGCTCCCTTTCAGAAACACATGTGCACTGTGGAAAGCAAGGAGGAGACATTTTCCCCTTGTTTTCTGCACCTTTCCTGCCTCTGAAAAGTCTCTGAAAGCCATGGAGGTTATGATCTTCTGAAAATCTGTTCTCTCCACACAGGAGACAAAACTTGAACACATCAAACTGGAAAGTTAGAATGAATGAGAACTGTTCTTTCCTTTAGGGAAGTAGAACAAACAGGGAAGAGATAAGTTCAAGAGGGAATATTTGTATATGGATTGATCATTCAATTTTGTTCAAGGAGATTGGACACAAGAAGTGACCTTACTAAAGGTTCAGAGATAAAAAAGAAATATCTTACAGGATATAAGTGATGTATAGGCCATAAGAAACCGGAGATCGAATCACCTGAATGGAGATTATAAGATAGAGGGCAGAGAGGTGGTCTACcctctttactgtactctctcaagcacttagtactgagttctgcataaaataagggcccaataaataccattgagtgataaaTATTCATATAATAGTGCTTTCCAATTTAGAATGTTTTCACTTTATTCAGTAAATGGTGTAGCCATTGACTGTCTACCTGAGGCTCCTTGCCTCTGCTCTTTGGTTGCTTGTTGATTGTCCCAAGCAGTCAAGAAGgaaggacaattactctccccttcttcaaagccttactgaaggcacatctccttcaagaggccttccctgactaagccctccttgcctcttctttcactcccttctgcagtacCCTAAttagctccttttattcatccttcctctcatccccacagcacagcatggctcagtgcaaagagcatgggcttaggagtcagaggtcataggttctaatcccagctctgacacctgtcagctgtgtgactttgggcaaatcagctaacctatcagtgcctcagttacctcaactgtaaaatggggattaagactgtgagcctaaggtgggacaacctgactaccctgtatctatcccagggcttagaatagttcatcagcacataagtaagtgcttaacaaataccaacattattattattacatatctgtaatttatttattagatTCATTGACtcatataaagtgcttactgtgtactgagcactgtactaagcacttgggaaagtacaatacaacaataaagagtgataaatAACCTTAGAATACATTTACAGAACCAGTGAAATTTAGAATTGTTAAATgcatttacattcatgtctgtctcctcttctagactgtacaatccttgtgggcagggaatgtgtctgtttattgttgtattgtactctcccaagtacttagtacaatgtcctgcacacagtaatctctcaataagtaGGAATGACTGACAGATTGAGGTAGAGGAAGGCCCTTCTCCCTTGTGTTCCAGGGAAGAAGTATTTCTTATCAAGCTGAATGTGACGAACCACGGAAACATTAAAGGTGCTGACCCAAATCCAGAACTGATACCGCGTCATTAGTTAGAACGTCTATCCATCCATCATCATCTATGTACtttgatctgtgacttttgggcctgtgataccccacatcacttatgtacataactttaagttttacattataaatgatttatttatattaatgtctgtctctccctctggactgtaagctctctgcaggtagggaatgggtctgttcaatctgttgtacattcccaagagcttagtacagtgctctgcacacagtaatgctcaagaaacagcgtggtttaataataataataataatgttggtatttgttaagtgcttactatgtgccaagcactgttctaagcgctggggtagacataagggaatcaggttgtcccacgtggggctcacagtcttaattcccattttacagatgagggaactgaggcccagagaagtgaagtgacttgcccagggtcacacagcagacaaatggccaagccggagttagaacccaggttctctgattccaaaCTTGTGCTCTTGGTCTGCtgtcttcccaggcccatgctctatccactaaaccacgtggctcagtggaaagagcacgggctttggagtcagggttcatgagttcgaatcccagctctgccacttctctgccacagagaagttaagtgacttgcccacagtcacacagccgacaagtggcagagctgggattcgaactcatgagccctgactccaaagcccgtgctctttccactgagccacgtggtttagtggatagagcatgggcctgggaagacaGCAGACCAAGAGCACAAGtttggaatcagagaacctgggttctaactctggcttggccatttgtctgctgtgtgaccctgggcaagtcacttcacttctctgggcctcagttatctcatctgtcaaatgagaatgaagaatgtgagctctatgagggGCAGGCATGAGGTCCGAcaccattaacttgtatctacctcagcatttagaacagtgtttggcatatagtaagtgcttaagaagtaccattattattattattaataatacatccCATCAATACCGATGATGATCAAGCAAATGAACTAATTTCATCCAGTCTCTCTCTGGGATTCCATACAGGGAAAGTACAGAGGCTGTTTGATGACTAACTAGTCTTTTTTGGTTTCAGATGATCTGATAATGTCCTTCACAGTGTCTGTGGCCATCGGGCTGGTGATAGGAGGGATAATCTGGGCTCTGCTGTTctgcctatcccgccgccgagccAGTGCCCCCATTTCGCAGTGGAGCTCCAGCCGGCGTACCAGACCCGCTCATGGCCACAGTCTCAACAGGACCGGATTCTACCGGCACAGCGGTTGCGAGCGGAGGAGCAACCTCAGCCTGGCCAGTCTCACCTTTCAGCGGCAGGCTTCTCTGGACCAAACCAATTCTTTCCCAAGGAAATCCAGCTTCCGGGCCTCCACCTTCCACCCCTTCTTGCAATGCCCACCGCTCCCCGTGGAAACCGACAGTCAACTGGTGACTCTTCCATCCACCAACACCTCCCCCGTCATCAACCCCACCCACAGTCTGAGCCGCCCAGAGTTCCACTGGTCCAATAACAGTCTCCGGATTGGCCATGCCACACAGACTCCTCCTCCTGCCTACGAGTCCATCATCAAAGCATTTCCAGATTCTTGAACTGAATTTTGAttccttttgtgtgtgtgtgcttgagtGAGGGAAGAAATTATGTCTACTTTATTACCTAGGTTTTTTATTTCTCCAGATATGTGAAGCCAGCTAGGAAGTTCTCAATGTTTAAAATGGTAAGCGAAGGCCGAGCAACATGGTACATAAGATGCCACGTTTTGCTTTGGAAAATCGCAATCACATATATCACAAGACACAAAATCTACTCTCCTCTCAACCCCTAATCCTCTTCAATCAATGTCATCATGAATCTTCATAGAGTAAAAGGGAAGGAACTCTGTTATCAAAGAGTCATCTCTAGTACTGTGTGCTCATTACAGACTTTTAAAAAATGCCTACAATTTTAGCCTGTTGGTTACATTtgacttaaaaaaagaaaacaaaacaaaacaaaaaccctccccCAAAACAAAGCCAAGACTTCTTATTGCCATTATAAATCTTACTACAAAATGATGGCGTGGAAATAAATGGTCAGTGTTTTCCCTTTGAAAATGCTCATTTGTTAAAGGCTGGTGCTCTCACTTGAAATGAATCCTTAACGCATGCCACCCTTAGGCCATAAGAGAATGAAATCCTAGGTTTACAAGAAGCATTGTCTCTTAGGCATTCTTTAGTATTAGTATCAGTATTGTATCTGAATACTTGCTAGACTGCCTGGGGCAACTGAATGTGTGAACAAGGAGAAGCAGAGACTGTGTTCATGAGGACAAGGTTCTGATGAATCACAGGAACTGAACCTTCCCTAGAAAACTCCTTTTTTAGCACAGTGGAGGAAGAGTAGATCTATTTTATGCTATTTCGACTTGTAAGGTTGTTACCgtcagggagcatgtccactTATTTCATTCTATTCtgctccaagtgtttagtgtggtgctcttcaggtagtaagcactcataacTACCACTGgctaactgattgatcgattaagggCAATATGGAAGTCATTCAAGGCTCTGTTAAATACAGGACGAGATCATTTCAGATCCCTAAACCTCTTATTTTTCCCTTTCCAATTACCAAGGTTAAAAAAATACAGAACTTGGATTTTACCTAACAAAGAAATGAAGTTTGGTAAGTGGGCTGGTTAAGTTTTAGTGAATTTGGTTACTAGATATTCTGAAATATACCTCTATGGACTACATACCCAAAGCAGAGCAATGAAGGTTAAAGAGTCcattctctcaatctctctcacaAAGCACATAAAAAAATGTAGGAGGTAAGGGGAGTGaagggcagaaagggagaagcagcatggcctactggaatgcgcatgagcctgggagccagagaaccttggttctaatcctggctctgccaaatggttgccatttgaccttgggcaagtcactaacttctctgtgcctcagttatccttcctacttatactctgagttccatgcaggacaggaactgtgtccaacctattcacttgtacctaccctagtgcttagaactgggtttgacagatagtaagggcttaacaaatatgatttaaaaaagagGGGGAAGGTAAGAGGCAAGAGTGAATGAGATATAGGAAGGAAAGATGGGAGCTGGGCAAAGGGCTTATGTCCAGTCCAGCACTGGAGAATGTCACAAGGGCTTTCTCCATGGACTTCTTTTTCTTTCCGCTGCAGGCTGAACTGAATATGTTCAGAGAATTTCACTTAGCAGAGAACAGCAGATCTCTGGCTACTCTGATCAAACACCTCTGTGTTCCCTGAATTGTAAAAAAAGTCTCTAGTTAGTTATTAGAATGAAAATCTACTGTACATTTTCACCTGAAAATAATTTTTCTGTGG belongs to Ornithorhynchus anatinus isolate Pmale09 chromosome 2, mOrnAna1.pri.v4, whole genome shotgun sequence and includes:
- the MYCT1 gene encoding myc target protein 1, which produces MANNSTGLESPWPENFWDDLIMSFTVSVAIGLVIGGIIWALLFCLSRRRASAPISQWSSSRRTRPAHGHSLNRTGFYRHSGCERRSNLSLASLTFQRQASLDQTNSFPRKSSFRASTFHPFLQCPPLPVETDSQLVTLPSTNTSPVINPTHSLSRPEFHWSNNSLRIGHATQTPPPAYESIIKAFPDS